CTGTGCGTATTGAAATTAAGATCAGAGTTCATGATTTCGTTCAATGAATACATaaacttgaactcatttccaaggaAAACGGCCTAGTGTGCGTCTAGGTCAAAAGTGAGTCTGAAGATCATGAATTCGATCAAAAAGGTTCAATGAGCAATGAAAATGATCACAGTTTTTTGTTCATGCTGTAATATGCTTTCGTGCAAATTACCTACCCTGTTCGCCACAGgtctacttaatttaaatacttaacgTGTTTTCTATGGGTTTGGTTTGGAAGTTTGGATAGATTTGGGTGTTCCACTTTATTCacctgttaggctaacatgcgcaccacgagaaaattttgtctacgcatttactagtcttatttgtatgaagaaacacgagataatgcgtagacaaaattttctcgcggggcgcatgttaggcctgCTGGCTGATCAAAGTGGAATCCTACAATTGCACTCAGTCAGTAGGTCAGGtaatcagtggccctaccgcggttgttagacagctacaatgtcacgatcgcaatcatctctgattggttaatgctcgctcactattggccacaatgcattgttgcaacaagaatcgcacaatataatatatatatatatataatatatatatatatatatatatatatatatatatatatatatataatatatatatatatgatataatgattgatgcaggttttagacaatcgccctacaggtctaCCGAATTGAACACCTCAATCTGGAATTTGTGGGTTCCCCCACAAATTCCAGTGGGTTTGTGGGTGGGTCCCAAAATCCAAAATTTGTGGGTGgaagttaataaaaaattaaatgcttTCAACTCAATTTCCAGCGAGCGGGATATTTAAGTCTCCCCACAAATGTAGTGTTTTTTCCTTTCAGATTGTGTATTACTGCCCTACTGGCCATTACAGCGTCACCGGTGGTGTATACTGTGTAGTGGTTAATGTGTACTTTTACTACTGGAcagagcccgcgagggccagaccttcggtatttttttttaaaaagctgaatgtttctctgcgtattggcCCCAAGGAGTAACGATCAGCGATTATGAAgtttcatggtggctttggtatCTTGCGGGCCGAATTGAAAACCTCtcccattttttaaattaggtcggttaaaaatgattgTTGTACTTTTGCAATAATAtatcatatattttattaatagcgattaaagataaaaaataattaatcgtaatcatgaaatttcgatTACAATTTTTAAGGCTCTTCCACACAGGccgattataatatataatatcggttttcggtacattttgtattaggatggtcatgtagttacacactgctgggataataacgccgcaatggaagtaggacgttctgttgtacacaatctctaaactaaactaaaatggcatgtctaaatctattgctatccctttcataatgttgcttgtggaaaaggaaaGCTCTaggtttagacctgttaatttagtttaagagattgtgtactagagaatcggcccattgtgtaactacatgaccatcctaatacaaaatgtactgaaaactgatatcgcaataacgcatgcgatattatcggcagataataacgcggctgtgtgggaGAGCCTTTAAtaattgatgcaagttttacgaATTCGACCTTTCGGATTACAGAAAAATAATCGTACAGACTACAGACTTCGCTCGTATCATGATTTTAGTCGTATCCGGACAGTGATCGTACTAAGACTGGTCGTATCGGAACTGCTCTTATCAGAGTATACCAGTTTATATACAGATCGTACGGGGTACTTCAGTCGATCGAAGTGATCGTACCGGGCCCTAGTCGTATCGGAAAACTATCGTACTGGGCTTTGGTCGTATCAGTGATCGTATCGGGGCTTATCGTACCGGACAATATCATATCGCGGCTGGTCGTATCGTATAGAGGGGATTGTAAAGCTTTCGATGAAATCGGAAAATGATTAAGtcttattgaaaaataatcgcACTCAGGTCGTATCGGAACAAGACAATATATAGGAAAATGACCGTACCGGGACTATGTCGTAGGTATAGGAAAAATTATCGTACTAGGGCTATAGGTAGTCTAGGAAATATAACCGTACCGGGCTAGAGGTAATTTAGGAAAAATGATCGTAACTGGACAATCTTCaggaaaaaaaatcttagtCAGAAATACCGATCGTACCGGGACAAAGGTATAGTAAAAATATTCGTACCGGGACCAGAAGTTTAGGAAAAGGACGGCAGGGAAAAATACTCAGGACAGCCTAGAGTTAACACCCCCCCATGGCTTACCTTGTACCTGCAAACCGTCATCAACCTGAAATACATGAAAGTCTTCAAATCAGACCTGTAGCAGTCTGCAGAATCCTATAAATATAACATTTACACTTACTAGTTACGTTACCAAACGACATTTTACCTTACCATTTACTAAACATACTTTGAACCAACACTTGCCATTACCGACCTGTCTTACCATTACCAACCTCAATGTCAGATTATTACCTTACCAACCTCAACGATTTACCATAACATGAAGACCTTGCCTAGCGTACATAGAACTACTAAGCATGGCCTTCGCAATAACCTGGAACATGACAAATttattacataggtactaaTTCAAATGTACTaaatactaaataaatatacttaaatcgAACTTAAAAATTTCATTCTATAACTAAAACACGTATGATCAAATTCTATTCGGAAAACTGTACTACAAAGATCATACGAGTTGGCAAAGTAGGTAGCTTTCGTCAAAACTGTCAATAGTTGACAAAAACTAGCCCGTTGTACGATGTGTAAACCTACCTTGTGCGTCACCTACTGCGCCGCCTTCGCCCCCTCCAGTAATATTACCATCGCCTGTCGTAGAGCCATCAAAGCCTGGGGACAAAGAGCAGCAACATACAATGGAAAccatcaataaatatttaacctATTAAACGACAAGATTGTAGCAAATATTTACCAGACATTTCCATATTAGAGTCGTCTTCGCCGAAATTCGTTTCATCATTGTTCGTGCCATCGTCATCTTCGTCCCACATACTTTCATTAACAAATTCGGGTTCCATTTTGGGTGCAACAGCGTTATTTTCATCTTCATCGGGTATCGTTACAAATTCCTCTTTCGCAGAACCAGATGGCCCCGCTTCTAAAGGATCGACACATTTCCGTTTCACGGGTCCACTTTGAGATGACGATGAATTATTTGATGCTATTGATGGCCTATTTGGTCTCTTAATTGCTACTGGAGTTGAGGAGGGCTTAGAATCTAAATCAGTCTCTAACTTAGTCATAACAGATTGCCTTTGTTGTGACGACCTCGGGCCTGGCCTCGACGTCGGCTTTGGTTTGGATGGCGTGGAACTTTCTTCATTTTGATTACCGGTTAAACCTTTCACTTGAAGTTGTTCCGCGGTACTAATAAACGACGCTAACTCTTCTTGCTTAACATTAACTTCACCTTGGTACATAAACTGTAATAAGTCTCTAAGCGCAGAATGACTaacatcttttaaaaatactggaACAAAGGAAAACACGTTTAATAACACTTCACAAGACTAAACAAGTCACTTTTAGACAGATTGAATTTAGAAGAAACTTACCTATGGGATGATGAGTGGGGTTCATTTTGAACATTTCTTGAAAATAGGGAGAACATACTGATAAAACTAGTTTGTGGGCCTGTAATAATCTGCCTTCTGCGGCCAAGGTTACGTCAACTAGATCTCCACGCGACAGCAGGCCGTGAAAGCCTGCTGACATATTCGCATGGAAATTGTTCCAACATAATGAAAATTGTTCGTCCGACGCCATGATGGCGGCGACCGTGGTAAAACCCTGaaacaatgaaaaaaaaattattctcaAATTACAAAACAAGAATAGCTtctatgttataaataaaaaacaatgaacacaaaaaaataaaattcaggGAACTCACCTATCCTATAACTTTGTACTTTATAATTCCAATATTAGaaacatttgaaaaaaaatataatgtttctAATGAAGCACTGTTTAACCACTCTTCATCCCACGTCCTCCCAGTTTGAGCGCTGTTAACGTTATGATGACGCAAACGCGACGTGTAGTGTGGCGTCACAGTGTTGTAACTTGAGAACGAATTTGCACaaaatagaaattaattattttaaaagaaagtaAGCAtcatttatgtattattttaaatgttttgtaaatattacTAATTTGCACAATGATCAATATACAAAAGAATATTTATAATCAACTATTTCCTCAGGTAGCATTATTGATCCTATGAGTTTGATAAAGTACGAGGTAGTCTCTGCCTacactattattaaaaaaattaatacgaaaccctaaaaaagtaacaAATTATTCGTTGCTTCGTGTTTTCGTCGTCAAATTATTGGATATTGCAAGCTTTCAATTATGTATTATTCAGCATTATCATATCTGGAAGTCATGAAGCggaatttttacttaaaatcataaaattcttttttaaccGCCTATGGGAGGATTTTAGTTGGTTTCTAgatggtacctaggtatttttcagtacctacctaaggtatATGGGTGAGTGTGTTtagtgtgtatgtatgttgtaTGCTGTTAATGTTCCCTCATAATTtgctaaaatatacctacctagtctacctacctacctaagaaaCAGATAGATAGGTACGTACCTCTGGTAGGTTCTCATTACATTTTGATAAATGAGGTGTCATTATAATTATCTAGCTTTTATCAGCAGCAAAGTCCAAGTGTCATAAGATATAATGTAACGTCTTACCAAATTCACTTTGGTAGACTTTAGAAAAAACCTATGAATAATGAAAACCTACTTGAAGATAACAAAAATACTTAACAacttataagtaagtacaaCTTTTTTTCACTTTCTATGTCAATTAACTGTCTATTCTTTTCAGCAGTGTAAGCAACAGAGCTGAGCTTGTCAGCTGATTAATAAAATACTTTGTTAAATTTCAAATTGATTTGGGATCTCAAgatgttaatattttatattcataatgcatacttatctaaataaatgTATCTAGGTATCTATATCCTTCTTTTACctaataaacaaataaagaTGTAAAACCTGTGGGGTGCTCCAACACTTCTATATAGGAAAATTGATTATTTAAGGAGGTACGTACGTACCTAAAAAGTTAGCCTAGTTCTaaggaaaaaaaatatacaagtattttaaaatacttatagcTTTTGTTAGCGACagtgctttgcctacagttgaatttaaaaaagaattatgaggagatgtaaaatggcggccagaaaagccggagctattgatttgaagcagcgaaaattagaatttataattatgtcttgaagaagttaatagtttagaactaagattgaagtttattatgcattgtctaaatggaataaattcagttcctataagttgagattatttttattacttttatgtaTCTCTCATTCTTTGAACATACtagatactaggtaggtatcaatTTAACCCTAAGAATTCGAACcctagttatttttaatttatgttttcttATTTTCTCGATTTGTATTAGTTAACTACCTACCAAGAAACAATGGATTGTGTGCTCGCGTATTTTACTTTACTGTCACGGACTTTTGATTGGTCTATCGTGACATGGTGACAGAAGTATACATAAACGTGTGCGGGCTGCTGTTATTAACTTTCTACTTAGTTACTTATCTACTTTAGCTGCCTTAAAAAGGTGGCAACCCTAGCCAAGGACATAGAAAATTTTCCCATGCTACAGATCGAAGGTGGGAAAAACATAGGAATTCACGAAATACAAAATATTCTCAGCCCAGTAGAACTCTTCATTTGTTTACGGAACCGATGTTGCCGCAAGAACTGCTGGTTAAGTTTTATGTTTTgtgacttaatttttttaaataaaaccaatATTTAAAGAAAACCAAATATctcttacaaaataataaaattaaaaaacaacctTCTTTTGTATTCCGCCACTACTGACTCAACATAGAAGATCATAACAACCCAAAAATTCAGAAGTAAAGTGATTTGAACTTTAATGCGTTCGTTTAAGGTGGCTATTTCGCTGTAATAGTAATACACATTTGTGTTGCAAGCATAACAGTTTTGCACGTTTTTGTGAAATTTAGGTTGAATGTGCAGTGGTTACGGGTAACTTCAGAAATAACGTTTCAAGTTAGAATTTGAAACAAGAAAATTGATTCGACGACGGTTAAACACTGAAattttcaaatgaaaatgaattgaaAAAACTGTTTTAAGCTATAGCTTATATAGCAAGCTAAGCTGTTTCCGTGCCCTATGTTTTAGGAAAATCATGGGAAAATCACTCTTCATTATCACATTGAAGCTTGCATTGCATTGAAGTCACATTGTGAATGTTTCGGGgtagagcgtagcgaaaccaataattattattaatctatggtttCAGGTTATCATAAGAATATTCttgatgaatatttgaataATGAATGATTGTAtatgaaaatacttatttttcattggaataaatatttatttgttttaaattcaataaaaaaaacactccTAAGTCCTACCGACCCCGATTCACAAAGTAACCTCAAACTGTGGGTAACTTTGTCATAGCATATTTGTAGACCTATGTGTactctgtacctacttattgtaatAATTGCTTTTATCCTTTGGGCTGGGAACATCTAATTCCACAAATCAAACTATGTACAATTTTCGCAAAACTTAACTCCCGCTAGTGTTCACGAATaacattagtaggtaggtagttaagtacctacctattttaggaTGGTTTTGTTTGACTTTTGTATAATCAAGTTAAGTACCTAGTTTGGTACCTAAGTAAGTttacatacctaattaaaattaacattatacAAGTTATGTCATAAGCATGGATTTACTTTAGAATAATTCTTCGGTAATAAGTACCtgtttaggtaagtacctacctgaatAGGTAATTacttatctaattttttttaagtcataCTTTTGTGCTTTGATTTGACAAAGTTATCCCATAGTTTGGGGTAACTTTGTGAATGAAACATTTTTATGCATTTAGCATAAGCACGAACCCGCGCTATCGGTCTTATTCTACCTACCTGAAATAGGAAGTCCTAGGTAGGAAGTAGGAAAGTGTAATCGGCATCGCATTAAGCAAGCTAGGATGCTAGGAATATTCTAGCTAGCAAGAAAGTAAGGTAGCTAACATACTTAATAATTCAGCATCATAGGTagcaaaggaaaaaaggaaggtGTAATAGCATTCCTACTAATCTGCTAGCTTCTCACGACCATCCTCACGGCTATTTAGCCGATTAATTGaagaaaaaagtaggtaggtatattatatagtaggtaACAAGATATTTGCATTTCGGGGACGGACTAAAAACTAATTGCACGCGGATTAAGATGGATGCATATCTACTATCTAGAAAAATAAGAATTTTtctgcaaaaaaataataactgcGTATACTTACTGCAAATATCGGTTTTTAAACTTGCATTCGTGTTTATAACCCcctgtaagtaggtagtacgggttcgattcccgggttgGGCTAAAAATAGTTAGCTACCTATtggatttttctgttaagaaattctcagtaccAGCCGGGAGTTAGAAAATCGGCGGTATGTCACCACCGTAGCTCAGAGAGCTCTCCGGTCCTGTCGAATTTCCGttccatcgggctatgagagtgcACCTGTGAGTTGTGCAAtataatatctcccgcgcagtAGATTCTCTGGAGATTGACtgccgtggccgaaattcggttggcaggacattattattatcaactagcttatgcccgcgacttcgtccgcgtggagtaaacaaattttaaacccctattttacacccttaggctTGATCTattattatgagcttaataaaatatgtcatactgctaattgcaaaaatattaactacaaaacttcaaacttctttcaaacccctattttacccctttaggggttgaattttgaaaaatcctttcttagcggacgcctacgtcataatagctatctgcatgccgaatttcagcgcgatccgtccagtagtttgagctgtgcgttgatagatcagtcagtcagtcagtcacctattccttttatatatatagattttaaaaCGGAACTCCAAAAAGATTAATTTATATCAGCGTGGGTTGCGAATTCCGTTCGCAACTGACAAAACTATGGCACAGTTTTAATCTGAGCCTCAGAGGGTAGGTTTAGTACTAATGATGCTGTgggagtgtgtgtgtgtgttgtccTTGGTCGTGGCGCCGGCGGCGGCTGTGGTGGGCGGAGCGCCCGCGGCCCCGCCGGAGCCTGACGCTGCCGTGGTGTTCACGCAGAGGCAGGGCTTGAGCTGCAGGCTGGAGGGCTTGAAGGACGATCTACGAGGATACTATACCTTTGCTGGCATAAGgtagtttaattttttgaagTATAGCTTCTACAGGTGTGTCGGTTGGGGAGCGTATAGTTTTAGTAGGGTACCTAAAaaatgtaataggtaagtacctacctacttcctaGATTTTCGCCTACAGCTCGGTTTTTAAACTCACATTCGTGTTTTAAAAACCCGAATGCAAGTTTTAGCTACCTGCAGGCTGGAAAGCTTGTAGGACGATGTAAAAgaacgcgacaggccgagatggcgatcggagagggaacgccccgcacacccgcccagCCCGTGCGTTATCCGGGTGCggtcgagcgcgggtgacgtgcgggtgtgtggcgcggccccccacctcataccccaattgccatctcgacctgtcgcgtattatagttaCATTTTAAAGCAAAGCTTTTATAAATGCTTGGGATAGTTTTCATCAGAGCCTTAgagggtaggtagtaggtatttagtagttcgtacctactacctagtactTACCCTACGTCTTGCCATCATCACGAACAATCCCTGCTGGCTCAACGAGTGTagaaattagttttttaaaataaaaatagcgagcaagcgagctgGCGCGTGTCACAACATGAacgtttgcagcaccagaggaaccgccgatgatTTCTTATTGTTACGCTTATTAATAATGTTACAGATATGCCGAACCACCAGTGGGTCAAAGAAGGTTCCAGCGGCCAGTGCGCCAGTACTTGGCCGGCGAGATCAATGCCACGAGGTACTGCGCGCCGTGCCCTCAACTGGACCCTCAAGGGTCAGGGCAGGTTATCGGCCAGGAGGACTGTCTATGTCTCAACGTCTTCGCACCTAAGATGCCAGGGGACGAACAAGGTGTTTTATTAACTaacgtcatttttagggttctatacatcaaaagggaaaaagggcGTTTatgcacttacctactcactagcatataatatataaatttatatgCTAGTAGGTGAGTACGACGTCTTGgaacctgtaggtcgatttacattacattacaatctcaattgttgtgattggcttactttgtgcgattcttgttgcaacaatgcattttggCCAATAGTgggcgagcgtcaaccaatcagaggtgattgcgatcgatCTGCCTATGTAATGCAATAAACCATACCATAGTCGGTCTAGCCGTTTTTATAATACATTCGAGCAACCGCTCATCACAAACGCATATCTAAGTATACTTTACCGCCTTCTTTCCGTTGAGGGTAAAAAATTATCTACTGTCGTAGAAAAACTATAATAGAAAGTTTAGCGTAGCATTTCCAACTATGACGTTTTTCTAGGACACTTCCTGATTCTAAGAGATAACTATTTTTTTGTAGGTAGTCCtgttgttattttcattcatggCGGCAACTACAGAACTGGATCAGCTACACAATATGGAGTAAGAAATTAAGAATTATGTTTTGAGTTATTTATATCTAAATAGTAcgattaatataacaaaattaacaaaaacctCCATAACCTTAACAAAACGCAATTGTTAGGGCTTAACTCAACGAAACGGTAACTCCGTCCACTGATTAACTCATCGATAGGGTTAACCCTATCATTGGTTTTTGAGGAGTTTACACACATAAGAGGGTTACCCTCTTCTTAAGTTTAGCGAATCGATGGGTAACCCCTTCCTTCAATGGAATTAACTCATAATCGAGCTGGTTTGGTCCCGATTATAATGCAGTTTAACTTAAGAACTGATACTGATGATATTTGACTGTGGATAATTTTTCGCAGGGTCAGCATTTAGCCCAAAAGGACACGATTTTAGTGTCAGTGCAGTACCGTCTGGGATCACTCGGATTTCTAAGCACTGCACAGAAAGATGCATCAGGAAACGTTGGCCTATTTGACATTCGTTCCGCCCTTGAATGGGTaagaaagttattttttaaattaggtacatcATGATGTTCAAGAATACCTTGCAGTAATGAGTTCAAATATATCTTACAGTAATAACGTTCAAAGTTGACGACCTACAACTTCAACTGTTGTGACGAGATTTCTTAGAAGTTTCGAATCCGAATCAATTTTATTGTATTGTGTCttcagtttaaattaaaaattggttTATTTTACGTAATGCTGGAAAATAGCCATGCACCCGTGCCGCACCTGAGCAATAGGTATGCTAGCTCTCAACCGGGAGGATgaattatttaagtaatacaATGTCATATTACACTTCTTTGAGCAGTGCCTTGTCCAGTCACGGGCTCCGTGCAACATAAATTAGGCCATATATTCCACTTGTTTATTATAGGTTAAGGAGTATATAGAATTTTTCGGAGGAGACCCATCACGCGTCGTCGTCGCTGGCCATGGTTCTGGAGGCAGTGCAGCGTCACTCGTGGGATTAACTCCTGAAGGAAGATCAGCTGGAGTAGTTGCATTATCTGGGGCCCCTCTATCCCCTGGTGCGATCAGAAATGACACGCAAATTGTGTCCCACGCAGAAGCTGTGGCCGAAAAGACTGGATGTCCCAAAGCTCCTCCTGAACGGTTAATTATGTGCTTGAGGATGTTGCCCATGGAAAAGATTGTACAGGTGATTTTTTTAAGAATGTTACTAGGCATGTTTAAACTTGACCAAACTATCCTCACCCCTAAGTCAGCTAGTGCTAGGAGTTGGTACAGTAATAGTGTACCAAACCAACTTCGGAATTCGGTCTATCCTGTGACTTTTGGGCTATTAAGGTTTCATTATTTTATCAAGAAActgtagtattttttttctaattatgtTTGTGCTTGCTTCACCTCTTGATTGAGTCAAAGAAGTTTGAGAGCATGAATGGTATAGTATTCGTTAGCTGACCCGTTCAGGTGAAATTTGACTGAAAATCCTTTAATGACGTTGGATAGTTTTAAGaccctttatttatttttatttatttgtttattatgtaaatgagcttaaaactaaaacattaaCTTACAATGAAAAGATGTTTACGAAAGACAACAGCTTATCTCTGCTGAAGAAATTTCTTCCAGCAGCTTTTTTTAGAAGGTGACGCTGTACGTTGATATTTCAGtcagtttcttcttttatgtttattgatttgttagtaggtaaataattgctttaaaaatcatcacaattatttattgtttgcaCTTTGCATACAGGTTGATAAGGAAATAAAGGGCGATATGTTGGACACTACTGCATTTCTGGAAGAAATCTCAGGTCGAGAAGGTGAGTAATTTGAAGTTGTGTAGTTTGAGTAAACTTTCAAGTTtgttattttgataattttcaaaattctcttGATATATACCTAGATCtaatcaatacccatattataaatgtgaaagtgtgtttgtttgttcgtttgtggctttattggtttgttagtttgtccttccatcacgtcgcaacggagcaacggatcgaggtgatttcttgcatgggtatagttgaagacctggagagtcaaagagttcccatgaaaTTTTctcgaaaatctaaatccacgcgtagtcgcgggcatcatctagtttttcataaagcccgaattatatatttttaaatagttatatttGTTTGTATTTATACCATGGTAAAACAGTTTCAACATATTTTGCGCATTTGGatggaatattttttaaatgaataggTAGGTTCGATTTGTTTGGGTTACAATCTCTGAAAAAAATGTTGgtttattaggtattattttgcgTTTGTGCTGTATCCAAGTGCGATAGCAGGACCACAGGAAGAGCTGCCCTTATCGTACTCCTACGCTGACTTCTAAACATAGTAGGTACTGCCGTCTGCCGTGATTTTTAAGCcgttataattttgttttgtccTAATATTAGGTTCCTACTATAATCTCTCACTGCATCtaattcctcattgctgagggttgtgacTCGTGACACCCTTCCATGAATCACATATTGGTAGGAGCTATCTTGTCTTAATAATCGGGTGGGTTCTAAATCCAGGACTCGACATAATTACATGATACAACTTGACTCTCAGATTTTACAGTTATTATCTGATGTGTGTGTAAAAACCAAATTTAGACCTCCAAGTCCTAAGTTGGTAACCCATCCAGTTAcagacttgggtcaacgttgcttaacaataataatcaattggtatacgttgtcacaactaggccaaACGTCCTTcaaattaggtatattaatatcaggtgcttacctactatttttattGTTGTTAAGGTTTTTTGTGCTCTCACACTGTGGttgttgttattgttgttaaaactactaaaaatctacttaggtacctatgcaataCAAATACTAAGTCTCAAAACTTGACTTCTAGAGCTTGACGAGACAGAAGCCCTCCTGTGTTAAGCCGGACGAGTCAGCTAGTCTAACAGTTTATCAATCACCTATTCCAGGGTCTGGACCTCGTCCGGAGGGAAAAGACGATGACCGTGGATTACCGCCTTTAGTTGAAGAGGAACCTAATGAATCATTGAAAAAGAAGCGCCAGCGAAGCCCTATGCTGACGGGCGTGGTGTCAGCTGAGACCTCACGAGCTGTATACGGTAGGTAATGCTTTGAACCAGAACTTTTGTAGAATaagcattttattatttctttcatGGCACTTTCATAGTTATTACTAAACTTTTGAgcgcaaaaataaataaataaggacAATAGCAATCGGTATTGTAATAACAATTATGTATAACACTAGGTATTAATAAGGTCTCAGGTTGCTACAATATAATAAACACTTGGTATAGCAGAATACGACACCAAAAAAAACCTTTGAGGGCATTGCTGATGTTTGCTGATTTTTCGCTTATAATAAAACACTCGAagttaatgtacctactcttctattttaaaatagagactattaaa
The DNA window shown above is from Maniola hyperantus chromosome 10, iAphHyp1.2, whole genome shotgun sequence and carries:
- the LOC117986086 gene encoding protein tramtrack, beta isoform-like isoform X20 produces the protein MASDEQFSLCWNNFHANMSAGFHGLLSRGDLVDVTLAAEGRLLQAHKLVLSVCSPYFQEMFKMNPTHHPIVFLKDVSHSALRDLLQFMYQGEVNVKQEELASFISTAEQLQVKGLTGNQNEESSTPSKPKPTSRPGPRSSQQRQSVMTKLETDLDSKPSSTPVAIKRPNRPSIASNNSSSSQSGPVKRKCVDPLEAGPSGSAKEEFVTIPDEDENNAVAPKMEPEFVNESMWDEDDDGTNNDETNFGEDDSNMEMSGFDGSTTGDGNITGGGEGGAVGDAQGLSVHEAIFTTSRFGKPVILIGNYRYNKWIGSKGVKGRWTCVKAGSGCKATIKTLNDEIIGFFNEHNH
- the LOC117986086 gene encoding protein tramtrack, beta isoform-like isoform X21 codes for the protein MASDEQFSLCWNNFHANMSAGFHGLLSRGDLVDVTLAAEGRLLQAHKLVLSVCSPYFQEMFKMNPTHHPIVFLKDVSHSALRDLLQFMYQGEVNVKQEELASFISTAEQLQVKGLTGNQNEESSTPSKPKPTSRPGPRSSQQRQSVMTKLETDLDSKPSSTPVAIKRPNRPSIASNNSSSSQSGPVKRKCVDPLEAGPSGSAKEEFVTIPDEDENNAVAPKMEPEFVNESMWDEDDDGTNNDETNFGEDDSNMEMSGFDGSTTGDGNITGGGEGGAVGDAQGLTTHNAVFTKSRFGKPVIEIGSYRYNKWSGSKGARGRWVCVKSGYGCRATIITLYDEIMQFCHEHNH
- the LOC117986086 gene encoding protein tramtrack, beta isoform-like isoform X22 codes for the protein MASDEQFSLCWNNFHANMSAGFHGLLSRGDLVDVTLAAEGRLLQAHKLVLSVCSPYFQEMFKMNPTHHPIVFLKDVSHSALRDLLQFMYQGEVNVKQEELASFISTAEQLQVKGLTGNQNEESSTPSKPKPTSRPGPRSSQQRQSVMTKLETDLDSKPSSTPVAIKRPNRPSIASNNSSSSQSGPVKRKCVDPLEAGPSGSAKEEFVTIPDEDENNAVAPKMEPEFVNESMWDEDDDGTNNDETNFGEDDSNMEMSGFDGSTTGDGNITGGGEGGAVGDAQVQVIPSDKGYPKLVLDGYYYRPHNAYRNQPKVLWYCAARNRYQCPATLRTYHREVIAVEGKHNHPPR
- the LOC117986086 gene encoding protein tramtrack, beta isoform-like isoform X5, giving the protein MASDEQFSLCWNNFHANMSAGFHGLLSRGDLVDVTLAAEGRLLQAHKLVLSVCSPYFQEMFKMNPTHHPIVFLKDVSHSALRDLLQFMYQGEVNVKQEELASFISTAEQLQVKGLTGNQNEESSTPSKPKPTSRPGPRSSQQRQSVMTKLETDLDSKPSSTPVAIKRPNRPSIASNNSSSSQSGPVKRKCVDPLEAGPSGSAKEEFVTIPDEDENNAVAPKMEPEFVNESMWDEDDDGTNNDETNFGEDDSNMEMSGFDGSTTGDGNITGGGEGGAVGDAQVSGTVVAAEVPPTLGLPFPFPCFPGQFRYCLSKRGKPAIEVGAHRFCFNGRAASGKVWWRCSRNPRCRAAVHTFGLRVVQMNSAHTCGVRATPLRPMF
- the LOC117986086 gene encoding protein tramtrack, beta isoform-like isoform X4 produces the protein MASDEQFSLCWNNFHANMSAGFHGLLSRGDLVDVTLAAEGRLLQAHKLVLSVCSPYFQEMFKMNPTHHPIVFLKDVSHSALRDLLQFMYQGEVNVKQEELASFISTAEQLQVKGLTGNQNEESSTPSKPKPTSRPGPRSSQQRQSVMTKLETDLDSKPSSTPVAIKRPNRPSIASNNSSSSQSGPVKRKCVDPLEAGPSGSAKEEFVTIPDEDENNAVAPKMEPEFVNESMWDEDDDGTNNDETNFGEDDSNMEMSGFDGSTTGDGNITGGGEGGAVGDAQVHWGQSRFGNPILVIGGDRFRRCGKIVYGRATWRCIQSDRGCKSYAITLFNHVIAVEHLHSCHDRKNYRKPTRGREKRRKCYLNGRTKFINGDFTIDAFA